A stretch of Paenibacillus peoriae DNA encodes these proteins:
- a CDS encoding MBL fold metallo-hydrolase, with protein MRIVQVQHLYQLTFMPRLFPVNCYLVEEKEGLTLVDAGLPYSTRGIEQAAARIGQPIIRIILTHAHGDHVGALDKLKARYPDAQVFISRRDAPLLQGDVSLESGEPDTPIRGDVPKHILTQPDVLLEDGDHVGSLLAISAPGHTPGSMAFLDTRTRALIAGDAIQTRGGIAVSGRLKPLFPFPALATWNKEISLKSAKKLASFDPSLLAVGHGNMLKHPQSQLERAIMEMERQSSV; from the coding sequence ATGCGTATTGTTCAGGTACAGCATCTGTATCAATTGACGTTTATGCCCCGGCTGTTCCCGGTGAACTGTTATTTGGTGGAGGAGAAAGAGGGGCTCACCTTAGTAGATGCCGGATTGCCATACAGTACCCGTGGTATAGAGCAGGCTGCGGCGCGGATCGGGCAGCCGATTATTCGAATTATACTTACCCATGCTCATGGGGATCATGTGGGTGCGTTGGATAAGCTGAAGGCAAGGTATCCTGACGCGCAAGTATTCATTTCAAGGCGGGACGCACCGCTGCTACAGGGCGATGTATCGTTGGAATCAGGGGAACCGGATACTCCTATTCGAGGCGATGTACCGAAGCATATCCTTACCCAGCCTGACGTTTTACTGGAGGATGGGGATCATGTAGGTTCGCTGTTGGCGATCAGCGCACCAGGACATACGCCGGGTTCGATGGCATTTTTGGATACTCGTACCCGAGCGTTAATTGCAGGCGACGCCATTCAGACCCGAGGAGGTATAGCGGTATCGGGAAGGCTTAAACCGCTGTTTCCTTTTCCGGCACTGGCTACCTGGAACAAGGAAATTTCGCTGAAAAGCGCCAAAAAGCTGGCGAGTTTCGATCCATCGTTATTAGCTGTCGGTCACGGCAACATGCTGAAGCATCCACAATCTCAGCTGGAAAGGGCGATTATGGAGATGGAACGACAATCTTCAGTGTGA
- a CDS encoding SDR family oxidoreductase — protein MNVLVIGANGKVGRHLVRLLGQNKSHRVKALIRHSDQAEALERLGAETVVADLEGTVGEIAEAIKGSDAIVFTAGSGGKTGADKTLLIDLDGAVKVMEAAEQAGIQRFVMVSALHAEKREQWPESIKPYYVAKHYADRLLEASNLDYTILRPGGLTDDVGTGKVATGEDFTSHTISREDVAAVVIAVLEEQQTYHRSINLVSGSTPIAEAIRL, from the coding sequence GTGAACGTACTGGTGATTGGCGCAAATGGAAAAGTAGGCAGACATCTTGTTCGTCTACTGGGGCAAAATAAATCGCATCGTGTAAAGGCGTTGATCCGCCATTCGGATCAGGCTGAAGCGCTTGAACGTTTGGGAGCAGAAACGGTGGTAGCTGACCTCGAAGGGACGGTTGGTGAAATTGCCGAAGCTATAAAAGGTAGCGATGCTATCGTATTCACGGCAGGCTCCGGTGGAAAAACAGGAGCGGATAAAACGCTGCTCATCGACCTGGATGGAGCAGTCAAGGTGATGGAAGCCGCCGAACAAGCAGGTATCCAACGCTTCGTTATGGTCAGCGCCCTACATGCGGAGAAACGGGAGCAGTGGCCCGAATCCATTAAACCGTATTATGTGGCGAAGCATTACGCTGACCGCCTGTTAGAAGCGAGCAACCTGGACTACACTATTCTTCGTCCGGGTGGCCTGACGGATGATGTGGGCACCGGCAAAGTTGCTACCGGTGAGGATTTCACCAGCCACACCATTTCCCGTGAAGATGTGGCGGCAGTGGTCATAGCAGTGCTGGAGGAACAGCAGACGTATCATCGTTCAATTAATCTGGTGTCTGGCAGTACGCCTATTGCTGAGGCAATCCGGCTGTAA
- a CDS encoding TetR/AcrR family transcriptional regulator — MSPRNGVKLQDILRAAEDIANEQGMGDVTLTTLAQKLHIRPPSLYNHVDGLNGLRQVLALHSLEQLEEALMSAAVGRAGADALTAMGKAYMRYARERPGLYEAMLYATDRNDTEMRQAADRVAELVITVLSSGYGFKEEDCIHAARGFRSLLHGFASLEQKGGFGLPVEVDRSIEVMMATFLAGLRVQQERDGELTKEV; from the coding sequence ATGTCGCCTAGAAACGGAGTAAAACTGCAAGATATCCTGCGGGCTGCCGAGGACATTGCCAATGAACAAGGGATGGGGGATGTCACGCTTACCACGCTGGCGCAAAAGCTGCACATTCGCCCTCCGTCCTTGTATAACCACGTGGACGGATTGAACGGACTGCGCCAAGTACTGGCATTGCACAGTCTCGAACAGTTGGAGGAAGCTTTGATGAGCGCAGCAGTTGGTAGAGCGGGCGCAGATGCGCTAACCGCTATGGGGAAGGCGTATATGCGGTATGCTCGCGAGCGACCCGGTTTGTATGAAGCGATGCTGTATGCAACTGATCGAAATGATACCGAAATGAGGCAGGCTGCGGATCGCGTGGCCGAGCTGGTCATTACCGTCCTGTCCAGTGGTTACGGCTTCAAGGAAGAAGATTGCATTCATGCAGCGAGGGGATTCCGTAGCCTGCTTCATGGATTTGCCTCGCTTGAACAAAAGGGCGGGTTTGGTTTGCCTGTGGAGGTGGACCGGAGCATAGAGGTGATGATGGCTACCTTTTTGGCAGGTCTGCGTGTGCAGCAAGAACGAGATGGTGAGCTGACCAAAGAAGTCTGA
- a CDS encoding ABC transporter ATP-binding protein produces MEPKPLPAIEFNHIIKYFTGSGRQRAVLNGITAKVSPGKITTLVGPSGSGKSTLLSLCNLLMTPDEGEIRVLDKPISEWEIPELRRKVALVFQDAPMLQGTVLYNLQTVERLHGTVLDDPASLLERVGLTRDLLEQKAQELSGGQRQRLALARTLANRPDILLLDEITSALDPASVKEVEELLLQMNKEEGTTMIWITHHMEQARRVGHETWLMIDGRLIEQADTETFFNAPQHSETRKFVAGEWV; encoded by the coding sequence ATGGAACCCAAGCCACTTCCAGCTATTGAATTCAACCACATCATCAAATATTTCACCGGGTCCGGACGGCAACGTGCTGTTCTGAACGGGATTACGGCAAAAGTTTCCCCCGGCAAAATCACCACGTTGGTCGGTCCATCGGGGTCTGGTAAAAGCACGTTGCTTTCACTGTGTAACCTCCTAATGACACCGGATGAAGGGGAAATCCGTGTCCTCGACAAACCTATATCGGAGTGGGAGATCCCTGAACTGAGACGGAAAGTCGCATTGGTTTTTCAGGATGCCCCCATGCTTCAGGGAACTGTCCTGTACAATCTCCAAACCGTAGAACGGCTGCACGGTACAGTTCTGGATGACCCTGCCAGCCTGTTGGAACGCGTAGGGCTCACCCGCGATCTGTTGGAACAGAAGGCGCAGGAACTGTCTGGCGGACAAAGACAACGCTTGGCCTTGGCGCGGACGCTTGCGAACCGCCCGGATATTTTACTGCTGGATGAGATTACTTCTGCACTGGACCCTGCCTCGGTCAAAGAGGTTGAGGAACTGCTGCTGCAAATGAACAAAGAAGAGGGAACAACGATGATCTGGATTACGCATCATATGGAACAAGCCCGCAGAGTAGGCCACGAAACATGGCTAATGATCGACGGAAGACTGATAGAACAAGCGGATACGGAGACGTTTTTTAATGCTCCGCAGCATAGTGAGACCCGAAAGTTTGTAGCAGGAGAATGGGTATGA
- a CDS encoding ABC transporter permease produces MTIVALILSLGFVFIAIVMSKSFKLGLDRDMIIATIRASVQLLAIGYVLHLIFGMQSYGFIVLFILLMITVASQNVARKGRFIPGLMWKSFLTLLCVEIVTQTFLIGLHIIPATARYMIPISGMIIGSSMILSSLLVSRLKSEVLLRKPEIMLILALGGTPRQAIFPILKDCIRSSMIPTIEGQKTLGLVQLPGMMTGQIIAGANPIAAVRLQLLIVFTTMTSAILTSVLLSLFIYPALFNRQQQLHTEAWER; encoded by the coding sequence ATGACGATTGTTGCCTTGATTCTCTCTCTCGGTTTTGTATTTATCGCCATCGTCATGTCCAAATCCTTCAAACTCGGTCTGGACCGAGACATGATCATCGCCACGATCAGAGCGTCGGTTCAACTGCTGGCGATTGGATATGTATTGCATTTGATTTTTGGGATGCAAAGCTACGGGTTTATCGTATTATTCATTCTGCTCATGATTACCGTAGCCTCACAAAATGTTGCGCGCAAAGGACGATTTATCCCCGGTCTCATGTGGAAGTCATTCCTGACTTTGCTGTGTGTGGAAATCGTTACACAGACATTCCTCATTGGCCTGCATATTATTCCGGCGACAGCCCGATATATGATTCCGATTAGCGGTATGATCATTGGCAGCTCCATGATTTTGTCCAGTCTGCTGGTATCCCGGCTCAAGTCGGAAGTCCTGCTGCGCAAGCCTGAAATCATGCTCATTCTGGCGTTAGGCGGCACGCCTAGACAAGCCATCTTCCCTATACTCAAGGATTGCATACGTTCCAGTATGATTCCAACCATTGAGGGGCAGAAAACGCTGGGGCTTGTCCAGCTTCCCGGCATGATGACCGGACAAATCATCGCAGGTGCCAATCCGATTGCCGCCGTGCGTTTGCAATTGCTCATCGTATTTACCACCATGACCTCTGCTATTTTGACCAGCGTGCTGCTCAGCCTGTTCATTTATCCGGCATTATTTAACCGCCAGCAACAACTGCATACCGAAGCATGGGAACGCTAA
- a CDS encoding KGG domain-containing protein, whose protein sequence is MANNNQNGKMSREEAGRLGGEATAKNHDKEFYQEIGEKGGEATSKNHGKDFYQEIGEKGGEATSKNHDKEFYQEIGRKGGEARGNSDQSDSDGKMSREEAGRKGGEARARQRKNN, encoded by the coding sequence ATGGCTAACAACAACCAAAATGGCAAAATGAGTCGCGAAGAAGCAGGACGTCTAGGTGGAGAAGCTACTGCTAAAAATCACGACAAAGAATTTTACCAAGAGATTGGCGAAAAAGGTGGCGAGGCCACTTCCAAAAATCATGGCAAGGACTTCTACCAGGAAATTGGTGAAAAAGGCGGCGAAGCCACTTCCAAAAACCATGACAAGGAATTCTATCAGGAAATCGGACGCAAGGGCGGCGAAGCCCGTGGCAATTCAGACCAAAGTGATAGCGACGGGAAAATGAGTAGGGAAGAAGCAGGCCGCAAAGGCGGCGAGGCTCGCGCACGCCAACGTAAAAATAATTGA
- a CDS encoding AraC family transcriptional regulator: MYEWNEMVQLMIDWIDNNLTSAPSLLRMSNQLGYSPYYCTKQFHSLTGITLRDYVWMRRISRAALELRDGNVRILDVAIKYGFSSQEAFTRAFVKAFEVTPAVYQKEPRPIPLAIRVEVFSPYHYHLKERDKMVKDHLQEAEVKIEHIPAHKFIGIWDTSSRNYGDFWRNGHNCDEICGTLESMSHLKLPEQLGQTAGWFYQDGQKGYLYGIPVAADYAGEIPAGMRCRDIPESDYLVFFHPPFNYLKNNGDVMRMVEEKAWNFDPSSLGYEWDEETKQDYQRHFPEGYGYAVLRPVKKV, encoded by the coding sequence GTGTATGAATGGAACGAAATGGTTCAGCTTATGATCGATTGGATTGATAATAATCTTACTTCAGCACCTTCGTTGTTGAGAATGTCCAATCAGTTAGGCTACTCCCCTTACTACTGTACAAAACAGTTTCATTCCCTTACAGGAATAACGTTAAGGGATTATGTGTGGATGCGCCGGATTAGCCGTGCCGCGCTAGAACTCCGAGATGGCAATGTCCGCATCCTCGATGTTGCAATAAAGTATGGGTTTTCTTCACAGGAGGCTTTTACACGGGCATTTGTAAAAGCATTCGAGGTAACTCCGGCTGTATACCAGAAGGAGCCCCGACCTATTCCGTTAGCCATTCGCGTTGAGGTGTTCTCTCCTTATCATTACCATTTGAAGGAGCGGGATAAGATGGTTAAGGATCATTTGCAAGAAGCTGAAGTCAAAATCGAGCATATACCAGCACACAAATTTATTGGAATCTGGGATACCTCTTCTCGAAACTACGGTGATTTCTGGAGAAACGGTCACAATTGTGATGAAATTTGCGGAACATTGGAAAGCATGTCTCATCTCAAGCTTCCCGAACAATTGGGCCAAACTGCGGGCTGGTTCTATCAGGATGGTCAGAAGGGATATCTCTATGGAATACCGGTTGCCGCTGACTACGCCGGAGAGATTCCCGCAGGAATGAGGTGCCGGGACATCCCCGAATCAGATTACCTGGTGTTTTTCCACCCACCCTTCAATTATTTAAAAAACAATGGAGACGTTATGAGAATGGTGGAGGAGAAAGCTTGGAACTTTGACCCTAGCAGCCTGGGGTATGAATGGGATGAGGAAACAAAGCAAGATTATCAGCGGCATTTCCCAGAAGGATACGGATACGCAGTGTTACGTCCAGTAAAAAAAGTGTAG
- a CDS encoding copper amine oxidase N-terminal domain-containing protein has protein sequence MSSVSKVACISILGLTLGAGAAQASSTHIIVNNSIVSSDETYQSHGITMVPLNAVQSLPGVSITWNNSTKTVTIDRNGEKTLLKVGQKSATLGSKNITLPVVTTLKNGRIMVPLRFIADSSNAYVSWNPKSQTAYVAKANNEIKNKYTSDKLNVSRGAAIKLPKVSNLKEYTPKGYENLNTDYYFPEGKSNSFFIQEMDVISYYKISNDCSVLIWTARFDSTKRESSGLSFLPYKLVEQDGQKPTIQGRITHFNFMAAVGEISYNLIDNTGKEINPGQKTVEPTNFFFDIPDEQK, from the coding sequence ATGAGCTCTGTCTCAAAAGTAGCTTGCATATCTATTTTAGGTCTTACTTTAGGTGCGGGAGCAGCACAAGCTTCTTCGACACATATTATCGTTAATAATTCAATTGTATCCTCTGATGAAACTTACCAATCTCATGGGATTACCATGGTCCCATTAAATGCTGTTCAAAGTTTACCTGGTGTATCCATCACATGGAATAATAGCACCAAGACAGTCACAATAGATCGTAACGGTGAAAAAACACTATTAAAAGTTGGGCAGAAAAGTGCAACGCTTGGTTCAAAAAATATAACCTTGCCTGTTGTCACTACATTGAAAAACGGACGGATTATGGTCCCTCTCCGATTCATTGCTGATTCATCCAATGCGTATGTCTCCTGGAATCCAAAATCTCAGACGGCCTATGTAGCGAAAGCAAACAATGAAATAAAAAACAAATATACTTCGGATAAGCTTAATGTATCCAGAGGAGCAGCAATCAAACTTCCCAAAGTTAGCAATTTAAAAGAATATACACCCAAAGGGTATGAAAATCTGAACACAGACTATTATTTTCCTGAAGGCAAATCAAATTCGTTTTTTATTCAGGAGATGGATGTTATTTCATACTATAAAATCAGCAACGATTGTAGTGTATTAATATGGACAGCACGTTTTGACTCAACCAAAAGGGAGAGCAGTGGTCTATCCTTTTTGCCTTATAAATTAGTGGAACAAGACGGCCAGAAACCTACAATTCAAGGGCGAATAACCCATTTTAATTTCATGGCCGCTGTTGGAGAAATCAGTTACAATCTCATTGACAATACTGGGAAAGAGATAAACCCAGGGCAAAAAACAGTTGAACCAACAAATTTCTTTTTTGATATCCCTGATGAACAAAAATGA
- a CDS encoding serine hydrolase domain-containing protein, whose protein sequence is MSLENRVFAIQAGLDGRVNAVIDQTLAEKRLIGTVVMIFMDGSPVYVRAAGLADREEQRPMHEDALFRLSSVSKPIVSTAALVLAAQGLIKLDESIERWLPDFRPRLISGEQPSITVRQLLTHTAGLTYGFLEEEGGGPYHRAGVSDGMDFSNLTLEENLQRLASVPLLYTPGKAWGYSIATDVLGAIISRVCGTTLDAAVKKLVTEPLGMHDTSFAVADAGRLAAPYVNDISEPRRMRELEVAQVFEGTAGLRFQPARAFDPTAFHSGGSGMIGSAKDFMRLLETLRNGGNPLLSEEWVREMGTIQTGNLPLAGWPGRGFGLGFTVLQNPDESGTAESPGTWRLGGAYGHSWFVDPALRLSVVAFTNTAFEGMSGPFTTELCQAIYGSSNRV, encoded by the coding sequence ATGAGTTTGGAAAATAGAGTTTTTGCGATACAAGCTGGTCTGGACGGACGTGTAAATGCAGTTATAGATCAAACCCTTGCCGAAAAGCGTCTGATCGGCACAGTCGTCATGATATTTATGGATGGTTCACCCGTGTATGTCCGAGCGGCGGGGCTGGCTGATCGAGAAGAACAACGTCCTATGCATGAGGATGCTTTATTTCGGCTTTCTTCTGTATCCAAACCGATTGTATCTACTGCGGCTTTGGTTTTGGCAGCCCAAGGATTGATTAAGCTCGATGAATCTATTGAACGCTGGTTGCCCGATTTTCGCCCCCGATTAATCAGTGGTGAGCAGCCCTCCATTACAGTACGCCAATTGCTGACACATACTGCCGGGTTGACCTATGGCTTTTTAGAGGAAGAAGGCGGGGGTCCCTATCATCGTGCAGGCGTATCAGATGGCATGGATTTTTCAAATCTTACGCTGGAGGAGAACTTGCAACGTTTGGCTTCTGTGCCTCTGTTATATACACCGGGTAAAGCATGGGGATATTCGATTGCTACTGATGTGCTCGGCGCTATCATTAGCCGTGTATGTGGCACAACCCTTGATGCAGCTGTTAAAAAGCTCGTTACCGAACCTCTCGGTATGCACGACACCAGTTTCGCGGTCGCGGATGCCGGACGGCTTGCGGCTCCTTATGTCAACGATATATCAGAACCTCGGCGAATGCGTGAGCTTGAGGTTGCACAGGTTTTTGAGGGCACGGCAGGACTTCGTTTTCAGCCCGCGCGAGCCTTTGATCCCACGGCTTTCCACTCTGGTGGCTCTGGTATGATTGGCAGCGCAAAAGATTTCATGCGACTGTTGGAAACACTGCGAAACGGCGGCAATCCGTTACTTTCAGAGGAATGGGTCCGCGAAATGGGCACCATCCAGACCGGGAACCTTCCCTTGGCAGGCTGGCCGGGGCGGGGTTTTGGATTAGGATTCACCGTACTCCAAAATCCCGATGAAAGCGGAACAGCAGAATCACCCGGAACGTGGCGTCTCGGAGGAGCTTATGGTCATTCGTGGTTCGTTGATCCCGCACTAAGACTCAGTGTGGTCGCCTTTACCAATACAGCGTTTGAAGGGATGTCAGGTCCGTTTACAACTGAGCTTTGCCAAGCCATTTACGGTAGCTCAAATAGGGTCTAA
- a CDS encoding Lrp/AsnC family transcriptional regulator produces the protein MDQVDHKILLCLQNQARISMTELGKEVGLSQPAVTERVRRMEDKGIITGYRATVSHEKVGKPIMAHVLVHTNQCNSFVEFCQSAPEVIECHRISGEQNYLLKVMVESMLKLEQFGDECGKHGHSTTLIVLSSPVDHKHVTPTLLDPI, from the coding sequence ATGGACCAAGTGGATCATAAAATTTTGTTGTGTCTACAAAACCAGGCGCGTATCTCCATGACCGAGCTGGGTAAGGAGGTTGGACTTTCCCAGCCTGCCGTAACGGAAAGAGTACGGCGCATGGAGGATAAAGGTATTATCACCGGATATCGTGCCACAGTTTCACATGAGAAAGTTGGAAAACCGATCATGGCTCACGTGCTCGTGCACACGAATCAATGCAATTCATTTGTTGAGTTTTGCCAATCTGCACCTGAAGTCATTGAGTGCCATAGAATCAGCGGCGAGCAAAATTACTTACTGAAAGTCATGGTTGAGTCTATGCTCAAGCTGGAGCAGTTCGGGGATGAGTGTGGAAAGCATGGGCACTCTACCACGTTAATTGTCCTGTCCTCGCCTGTAGACCATAAACATGTAACCCCCACTTTATTAGACCCTATTTGA
- a CDS encoding MFS transporter, translating into MKLMKYSKPLLFIALGLFGVYTIEFGVVGILPVIIERFHITAAQAGFLVSSFALIIALFGPFMVLLMSRFNRKRIMTISLFVFAITSLLSAYTSNFYLLVILRIIPALFHPVYFSLAFVAATALYPPEKATQASAKAFLGTSMGMVLGIPITAYIANQISYEASFWFTAVANGIAGIGILFMLPDTPQAEMFSYRKQLGILRKIPLWLNIGAATFIFAAMFSVYSYSAEYLGQNTGMSSNVISFLLIIFGIGGMLGNLLAGKLMGLHKVRTALFHPVVLGGTYLLLYGISSSFIPTLFIIIVWGAVHTSGLIVAQIWVIDEAKEAPAFANSLYISFINLGVSLGSLAGGWFIARAGIQGTLWSGLLFAMLAMVCIGTKVIYPRIFRKYKRLDVQN; encoded by the coding sequence ATGAAACTAATGAAATATAGTAAGCCTCTGCTTTTCATCGCACTTGGCCTATTTGGTGTATACACGATTGAGTTCGGTGTGGTTGGCATTTTGCCGGTCATCATTGAACGTTTTCATATTACGGCAGCTCAGGCCGGGTTTCTTGTCAGTTCATTTGCATTGATCATCGCGCTGTTCGGTCCCTTCATGGTGCTATTGATGTCCAGGTTTAACCGCAAGCGAATCATGACAATATCGTTGTTTGTTTTTGCCATAACAAGCTTGCTGTCAGCCTATACATCCAACTTTTATCTACTAGTGATTTTACGTATCATTCCGGCTCTGTTTCACCCGGTGTACTTCTCGCTTGCCTTTGTCGCCGCTACTGCGTTATATCCCCCGGAAAAGGCAACGCAAGCTTCCGCCAAAGCCTTTCTCGGCACGAGCATGGGAATGGTACTCGGTATTCCAATTACGGCCTATATCGCCAATCAAATTTCATACGAGGCCTCCTTCTGGTTTACTGCGGTAGCGAATGGGATTGCAGGGATTGGTATTTTATTCATGCTGCCGGATACACCACAAGCCGAAATGTTCTCCTATCGGAAGCAGCTTGGCATTTTGCGTAAAATACCGCTGTGGCTCAATATCGGGGCAGCTACTTTTATTTTTGCAGCCATGTTCTCGGTGTATAGCTATTCTGCCGAATATTTGGGACAAAACACAGGGATGAGCAGCAATGTTATCAGTTTTCTGCTTATTATTTTCGGCATCGGCGGAATGCTCGGCAATCTATTGGCTGGCAAGCTCATGGGCTTGCATAAGGTACGCACCGCTCTTTTTCATCCAGTAGTCTTGGGGGGCACCTATTTGCTGCTGTACGGGATCAGTTCTTCATTTATCCCTACCCTCTTCATCATTATTGTGTGGGGGGCCGTTCATACCAGCGGACTGATTGTCGCCCAGATTTGGGTGATTGATGAGGCCAAAGAAGCTCCCGCGTTTGCCAACAGTCTTTACATCTCGTTTATTAACCTAGGGGTTTCGCTGGGCTCGCTGGCAGGGGGATGGTTTATTGCCAGAGCCGGTATCCAGGGGACGCTGTGGAGCGGTTTGCTGTTCGCCATGCTGGCGATGGTATGTATCGGGACTAAAGTAATTTATCCACGTATTTTTCGAAAATATAAAAGGTTAGATGTGCAAAACTAA
- a CDS encoding helix-turn-helix domain-containing protein, translating into MSSPRLPKRPHHPDLTAAGEEFFFPDVRTTVNLFAIHTRSVGRDWSYPPHEHPQYEINIVLAGEQIMVVDGRSYTQRQGDLVLLRPGIVHSSHSNGEGFTYFCMHFDIDDKLFLSLLSRLEQVLFPAEGTVAGQMGPALGKLLDLSTPEDIGIGSDSVAKRMRIQSAVFELFATLWEAVSSEAAHLPGRGYVQAELAHQIASRLQGRVNQPYGQAGSVEKQDGIEGISSELGISVSHCNRVFRSVFGVSPRVYLSGLVLHEAKLLLADPQWSVQQIADMLGYGDIAHFSRQFKRWSGQSPTSYRKSSVQGSPSE; encoded by the coding sequence ATGTCGTCACCACGTTTACCGAAGCGTCCCCATCATCCGGACCTTACAGCTGCCGGAGAGGAATTCTTTTTTCCCGATGTGCGGACCACAGTCAATCTGTTTGCCATTCATACACGAAGTGTGGGAAGAGACTGGAGCTATCCGCCACACGAGCATCCTCAATATGAAATTAACATCGTGCTTGCGGGAGAACAGATCATGGTTGTGGATGGTCGTAGCTATACCCAGCGACAGGGTGATCTGGTGCTGCTGCGTCCGGGGATTGTTCACTCCAGTCATAGTAACGGAGAGGGATTTACGTATTTTTGTATGCATTTCGACATTGATGATAAGCTGTTTCTCTCGCTGCTGAGTCGTCTGGAGCAGGTGCTGTTTCCAGCTGAAGGCACAGTGGCAGGGCAGATGGGACCAGCGCTGGGCAAGTTGCTCGATCTTTCAACGCCGGAAGACATAGGAATTGGTAGTGATTCGGTGGCAAAGCGAATGCGGATTCAATCTGCTGTGTTTGAACTGTTCGCAACGTTGTGGGAGGCTGTATCCAGCGAAGCCGCTCATCTGCCAGGGCGTGGATATGTGCAGGCAGAGCTTGCCCATCAGATTGCCAGTCGTCTTCAGGGCAGAGTAAATCAGCCCTATGGGCAGGCTGGCTCGGTGGAAAAACAGGATGGGATCGAGGGGATTTCATCCGAGCTAGGTATTAGCGTATCCCATTGTAATCGTGTATTCCGTAGTGTTTTCGGCGTTTCTCCCCGTGTATATCTATCCGGGCTTGTGCTGCATGAGGCCAAGTTGCTGTTGGCTGATCCGCAATGGTCGGTGCAACAAATTGCCGATATGCTCGGCTATGGGGATATTGCGCATTTTAGCAGACAGTTCAAGCGCTGGTCGGGCCAGTCGCCGACATCCTATCGCAAAAGCTCAGTGCAGGGAAGCCCATCTGAATAA